The sequence CAGTATGGCTGCACCATGAATAAACAGGAGTAGTTAGTTGctgtaaaggaaaaaaaaactggaCGGTTTTCATTGGTAATATGGCAACATACCAACATGAATGGTTTCTTTCACAATCAAACTACAATCCAGTTAAGGAAATAAAAACAACTTCTAAGCAGTAGAATGGTGAGAAGATGAACTGACAATTAGAGGCGTTCCTAGTAAACTATAGGAAGGCCTTTTAAAGCCAGTTAGTTATAGGATGGTTTGGAGTACAAAGAATGTTCAACAATTCCATAGTTCATTTGGACCTTGCAAAATTAACCCATGCAAGTCGAGGAAATAGGTAATTCAGATATATAAGAGTTACTATTTTTGTTTCGTTTCTTTAGGTTAAAGTCATCAATACCAGTTCCAATCATTCATAACAAAACTAGAAAAAACTTCAACAGTTTCAAAGAGGCTGACCTGCCCAGGCTCCCAAGTAAGGTAGAAGTTACCACGGCTTGATACAGCAACATAGTTTCCATCAGGAGAGCGGTTCACTGTATTAAAAGTTCCGGTGTAGTAACTTGCACCACTAATTCCGCTGGAAACTGTTCTGCAAAAACACCAACAAAAGTAGCTTTCAGCTTTTGTGGGCATATGGCATGAGTTAATTATGACATTCTCATAGTTCTAAAATGTAATGTAACTACTATTAAGCACACACCAAAACTCACGGCATTATTCCGAAAAAAAGTCACCTGTTAAGAGTGGCCGAGACGGTCTCTTGAACGGCAGCCTTCCAATTGTACCCTTTGTTTGATGTAACATAGATAGCACCTTCATCAGTAACCATTTCAGCGCTCGTATCATCTGTCGCCTTTATATAAACCTACATACTCGTGGCATAATCATCAAGTTTAGCTTCAAAAATTGAAATCTACTGATGCTTGAACTTCATACACCAAGTAACATGACAGTGGCAAGTGTGACAAACTATTCTTTTGAGAGTAATAAAATGTGACAAACTATTCTTGCAATCTGCattataaataaaatattaaattcaaCTTACAATATCTCCAGGAAGTTGAGAACTTAAAGGAATTCGCTTCCAGTTTTCGCCAGCATCATCAGTATATAGCAAAATGGAAGGCTTTCCAACAATCCATCCTTCTTTACCTCTGAAACTAATTGAATTAAATCTGTAattaaaatcttcatcttcagcagAAGCAATTGAACGTGGAAGCCAAGTATTCCCTCCATCTTTAGTCTCCAATATAGTCTGTCTTGTCCCCAACAAAAAACCTACCAAACACAATAACAAAATCAGTAAATTCAATATGAAAAACAGCTGAATTAGACTAAGAAACAAACTAAAAAACCCATTTCTCTAACATACCATGATTGCGGTCATCGGGAACGAAGGCGATATCGAGAAGAACAACACCAGGATCAATAGGAAGGTAAACTCTTTCCCATTCAGAAAGAGGGGGTTCTTCAGATTTAGCTGGTTGTTCAAATCCAATCAGAGAAGATAAAGAAACAGAAAGTAAAGCTGTTTCAGTTATTAATTGTCTTCTATTTAAAcaatgaattttttgttgttgttgtgaatttgatgatgatgatgatgaagatgaattagCTTTAGCAATAGTGGGAAAGAATCGAGTTTGTTGAGAAAATCTTGAATAAttcttcaaagaagaagaaggtttgaGAAGAATAATTGGATTTGAATAATCAGATAATTGTAGAGTCACCATTGCTGTTGAAATTATACTACAAGTGAACTCGTTTTCTTCTCTGTACTTTTTCTCTATCTCTTATCTCTCTCCAGAGTGTAAACTGCTTCGCGGGCGTTTTGGAGCTTCTCAAAATCTGAATGGATAACTAACGGTATATCTGGAGTGACAGTCTAAAAGTCCTTTTTCTGAAAATACCTTATATATAAGTATCCTACAACACAACACACGAGCAGGGGATGTAGCTTAGATGGTAGCATGCTCTAacacctagttagcaattcgggattcggcaaacgtacggaacgacaaacgtacgagtattatacggttttgtaaaacccAGAATcagtccaaaattcggtcaacgagacgtgattcgtcagtaattcggaacggcatacataCGTGTACaattcgatttataaatatgagttcggttctgaaaattcggtatctatatatactaaataatttgtatttataaggtcatagaccaatttttatacaTATGTGTGagatatttaaagaaaaaataaacttaatatgatgatattaataatatatacaacattagtcatccaagaggacgtggtatagtggtttagatgcttggttagtaagtctgagatctctctcaccttcacattcaaatctcttcagtcatttttctttcataaaaattaaaacaacgtctaatattgggtggtgtatactcgggaggcagtaaagcccaaaaagtggggcctttgaaaacgtaaaagctaaagaaatttatggcgaattaagcggacgtatcattcgggattcgggatacgtaaaattcgtgaacgattcgcgaataatccgggattgccacataatacgcgacttgagttcagagttgcaaacgtacgcgaataagacggtaaaattcgtgatacggaaaaattcgcgaatttACTAACTAGGCTCTAGCATGCGAGAGGTACGGGGATCGATACCCCGCATCCCCATTTGTTTT comes from Papaver somniferum cultivar HN1 chromosome 7, ASM357369v1, whole genome shotgun sequence and encodes:
- the LOC113299555 gene encoding photosystem II stability/assembly factor HCF136, chloroplastic-like; amino-acid sequence: MVTLQLSDYSNPIILLKPSSSLKNYSRFSQQTRFFPTIAKANSSSSSSSSNSQQQQKIHCLNRRQLITETALLSVSLSSLIGFEQPAKSEEPPLSEWERVYLPIDPGVVLLDIAFVPDDRNHGFLLGTRQTILETKDGGNTWLPRSIASAEDEDFNYRFNSISFRGKEGWIVGKPSILLYTDDAGENWKRIPLSSQLPGDIVYIKATDDTSAEMVTDEGAIYVTSNKGYNWKAAVQETVSATLNRTVSSGISGASYYTGTFNTVNRSPDGNYVAVSSRGNFYLTWEPGQPYWQPHNRAVARRIQNMGWRADGGLWLLARGGGLYLSKGTGITEDFEEVQVQSRGFGILDVGFRSKDEAWAAGGSGVLLRTNNGGKTWVRDKAADNIAANLYSVKFINDNQGFVLGNDGVLLRYLG